The Juglans microcarpa x Juglans regia isolate MS1-56 chromosome 2D, Jm3101_v1.0, whole genome shotgun sequence DNA window atataattaccatatagtaaataaatttttaatatcaaaatttattacttaagttagaaattataagtcttaaaattataaattatattttttactataatCTTAAATATGTATTAAAAGTGGGTAAGCACCGTATAGAACGAAAGTGCTCACCATCTTGGTACGCTTTCCAGGGGGGCAAAACGCTTACCGTGTCAGCGAGCTCCACGAAAGAAGTGCTTGCCACCTCGAATATGAGGAGCTGTGCACGTATCATGCATGCGCCTTCTTCACTAGTACAAGAAGATATATTAATTGCAATAAGAAACGAGGGAAAAGTTAGCTGTACCTTAAAaagtttatattttgaaattaattgagTGGAGGCCGAAAAAGAGGGAACATAAATACATAATGCTAATTTTTACAAGTTATCATCTTTAGTCGCgtttatgaatttgaaatgattttgtCTGTTAAAAAACAACCCCTTTAAAATATGCAAGGCGAATGGGATCCAAAAAATTCAGCACGAAGGAGATCATTTCTATACCCGTTTTATTCTGAACAAGGAAGGTTCGTAAAATAACTCCAAACGTCGGAAACAGCGCAGCAGCAAGGACGAAAGAACGGAAGAAATTCCCAAAAAGTCTCAATCCCGACGAATCTCCTGTCCGGGGACACCATTTTCCCTCCCGTTTACAGGTCTCTCTGTCTGATCTCATACTAAGAATCTCTTTCGTTACACTATCTGTTATGGCTGGTTTTAGGTTCAATAACGTTTAGTTCCTAACTGCATTGGGCACAATTGGAATGTTGAGCatgatttaactttttctttccgATTTCTACGGTTTTTGCTTTTGAAATCTCATTTTGAACTTTAATTACGAAGCAAAATAGTCCTCATTGTTATTGTTTTTCGCTGTGAGAATTTTGAGATAGGGAAACAAAGAAGGGAATGGAAATTTGAACCCCCAATGAAAGATGTTTTGAATCGGATCTCAGGATTTTGTAATTCTTGTAATGGCTCGAGCAAGTGGTGAtcaattactcttttttttttcttttttttttttttaatgcgggcgctaaaatattttttaaatgataaaacagaagaaaaatagATGAGAAATGTAAAAATTAGAACTACTGTAAATTAAGCTAAAAAACCGTTGTGTTACTTGGCAAAACTAGGATTTTTTTTCGATTTCTTGTTACCTAAATGATGAGCAACCTGTGCGTGAATTAGCTATCACTTTTATCAAGCACTTCGCTTGCTATTACGCTTGAAATGGTCAGaaattgtgtttgtttatttgtttttttttttaaagataattggTGACTGGATGAACGGGGTTTTGTACGAACTGATGTAATCGGTAATCCCCAAGGACTTCCAGTAATGGTTGGGCTAAAGAAGAATTAACATGAAATACCTAACTAATACAGATTTCGGTGTGCCGGGTGGGTGGTTGTGTGGTTAGAGAGTTAAGCGGTACTTTGCATAAAACATAAAGTGAGTGCTTTAtgtttattgtataatttttttttttataagtatgtttattttataaattgtaagATGCTAAAGAATTCCATCCTCGTTGGATGATGAATTTCTTGATGTTGTGTTTGTGCTTGTTTGGTTACCTCAAACTTTTGAGATGTTGGGATTTAGAAGACAGTACATTCGGCTTTACTTTTTGTAGATTCATAATTAGGAATTGGAACTTGTGGGCTTGCAAAACCCCTTTGTGTTGTATGGCCTTCAAAATTAGATATGCTCTAGTGGTGTGATCGCAGTAAGAAGATGTGATGATTAAAATACACTACATTCAGCTTCATAATTAAGATGATTTGAGATAAAGTCTGAGGATATTTCAGAATGCGAATGGGAAATGGTTCCTTGGGAAGGAATGATGTGTTTTACGTGGCTTTCCATATCTTCTTGAATGCATTATTTTAGAGGTTTCCAGTCATTGATTATTTGTACGGCTTGGAATAGAATGGTCACATTCCACATTCTTAGTATGGTTGTTAGCTTGGTTGGCTGTAATGTATACTGTGAGGCGGTGTAACACTTAGTAAtacaaaatgggattttggtgatATTGGAACTTTTCTTGATTATGCATGGATGGGTTAacattttcaagtattttttaggaaataaacAGTTGCATGTTCTCATCATACTTATGACCTATAAAGTTatgcatttttattattttatttcatgtccTCCTTTTCTTCAGTGCACTAAGCAATTGTGTTGATTTAAAATGTTTAACATACTTTGTATCCTTGGGTTAGATATTTGGAAAGATGTCTGGCCAAAGCCAACGCTTGAATGTAGTTCCCACTGTAACAATGCTTGGGATCATGAAAGCTCGCCTTGTTGGTGCTACAAGAGGTCATGCTCTTCTCAAGAAGAAGAGTGATGCTTTAACAGTGCAGTTCCGTCAGATTCTTAAAAAGATTGTCTCCACAAAAGAATCAATGGGAGACATCATGAAGACCTCCTCGTTTGCCCTAACTGAAGTCAAGTATGTTGCTGGAGAGAACATCAAGCACATTGTCCTTGAGAATGTCCAAAATGCTTCTCTTAAAGTTCGATCAAGGCAAGAAAATGTTGCTGGTGTGAAGCTCCCGAAGTTTGAGTATTTTACTGATGGTGAGACCAAAAATAACCTCACTGGATTGGCTAGAGGTGGACAACAGGTTCAGCTCTGCCGTGCTGCTTATGTGAAAGCAATCGAGGTTCTTGTTGAGCTTGCTTCACTTCAGacatcattcttaactcttgaCGAGGCAATCAAGACCACCAATCGAAGGGTTAATGCCCTAGAGAATGTTGTGAAGCCTAGGTTGGAGAACACCATTACTTATATTAAAGGGGAGTTGGATGAACTGGAAAGGGAAGATTTCTTCAGGTTAAAGAAGATACAGGGTTATAAAAAGAGGGAAATTGAGAGACAGCTTGCAACTGAGGAGCAGTTTGCGGAGAAGGTATCTTTGAAGAAAggaatttcaaaaaattcagCTCACAGCTTATTATCTGCAGCTGCAGAGAAGGATGAGGATATCATTTTCTGATTTAGGTGCGCTACttgattttttcatctttagGATGCGTTGAGAATTATTGAGGAGCTGCCAAGCAGTTTCCTTAGGAGCAGTTTGCAGGATTTTTTATGATAGGGGTTCAACAAATAGCCCACAAATTACTATCTGCAGCTGCAGAAAACGATTAGGATACTATTTTCTGCTTTGGGGGTTAGTTTGTATGTTCTTCAGGCTGCTTGAGTCTTAATAAAAGCTgaacaaatgttttttttcGTGTATTATCTATGATTTGACGTTTATCACTTCCAATttctaaaatatctttttgccttgagcttaattttgtgaaaatgagttatttatCTGTTGTCATATTATGCTTGCATGGTGGCATATTTAGTCGTAGTGACGTATCCTGAGGAATCAAAATAGGTACAACAGAACATATGGAGCAGCTCTGTTGATGCTGGAAGACAGAAGATTGAGCTGGAGTTCTTCAACCTTACAATTTATCAATACCAAACCTCACAACTTCCAAACGCTTGCTTGATTGGAATATGAATAAACTGTCACTTGCTGCCTAGTCTGTGTATGATAATAAATCTTGTAGCTCTCCTGACTCTGCTGCCCGTTTTGAAATTTCGGGTCTATGGCAAGCTAAATGGCCAGAATCGGGGGAGTAGAAGAGGATCCCCAACGCTAGAGCGTGCTAAGTTTGATCATTCCCTTATTCCATCATcggtttacttacaaaaaaagtgttttgtttatTCTATTTCAGCTCTCCAAATATCCCttatctttaaaagaattagTGGGTTTGAGAGAGAAGTCTTGTGAGTTACACCCTCTTTCTGTTTTACCCTTCTAAAATATATCAACTTGATAACGAAATTTAGGATATTCTCCTTCTTAATTTACTTGTAGTTTGGGTACCAGGTACTCataatatctcactactattcattattttattattactttttatttaatttttgctattattcactattctattgttactttttcactattattcacagaatacctaAGAATATCTCAATACTCAAATGCAACAGAGCAGGATGGCTCTagtcattttatttcaaaaccTTGGATCGCTTATGTTCTGCTCACAGTTGTAAATCGGAGCACTCTTTGAGCTAAATATGCTTGTGTAGATTCGTTAAATGTATCATGATATTTGACGTTTGCATGCAAAGTTTGATGTACAacttgaggttgtttatggtctTGTTTTCCAgatattatttacaattttgcATCTGTTAGTGTAAAAAGTATTGTTTTGGCTTTATTTTAATGACAAAACTTTGTCGAATTGAGTTGTAATTGGTTTGAGGTGAGTTGGGCTTGAAATTGGATCAGAAGTTCAAGACACATTGACTTGGATAGCCTCTTATGAGAGTCATGGTCGACAGAAATTGATACAAAAAGCTAGCTTGACATTCGCTCAACGCTTGCTCGACCATGACTTCTATAAAGAGCTTGCTAATGTCGATTGACAAAAGCTTGACATTCACTCAACATGCGCTTGGAGGGCCGATGAGTTCATCAATGGGCTAGTGACTTCATCAGTGATACTACTAGATTTTCACTAGATCGGACAAGGTTCCTTTTTGGCTAGCAGATCGATTTCTTTGATGATGAAATTGATCTATGTAAAGGCGGGGTCTTTGTGAATGGTATACATATTATTATGGTTGTGGCAGGCTCCCACAACCTGGCCAGTCCGCCCAATCCACTCGTCCCACTAGGGGATAGTCAAGCAACTTGCCCACCTCGATTGCAAGTGCGGGCTGGTGGCACCCATCCAACCCTCctttatactttaaaaaaagaaaaaaaaatcctaaccataaattgacatatttttctctctcatctcatttctatcgcttcctctcttctcttctccccTGTTCTTTCATGTCTCATAGTCCACATTTTGTCctattttcttt harbors:
- the LOC121250216 gene encoding V-type proton ATPase subunit D-like, which gives rise to MSGQSQRLNVVPTVTMLGIMKARLVGATRGHALLKKKSDALTVQFRQILKKIVSTKESMGDIMKTSSFALTEVKYVAGENIKHIVLENVQNASLKVRSRQENVAGVKLPKFEYFTDGETKNNLTGLARGGQQVQLCRAAYVKAIEVLVELASLQTSFLTLDEAIKTTNRRVNALENVVKPRLENTITYIKGELDELEREDFFRLKKIQGYKKREIERQLATEEQFAEKVSLKKGISKNSAHSLLSAAAEKDEDIIF